From Acipenser ruthenus chromosome 23, fAciRut3.2 maternal haplotype, whole genome shotgun sequence, the proteins below share one genomic window:
- the LOC117412788 gene encoding growth/differentiation factor 9-like, which produces MGTVIKMCFCLCYSACLILPYVCGYLYRTKQNSSVGLDNVPPNFEDPHHGSILLSSLLKALSDKGGWEDPTPRFRPDSKYLRYMKRLYRMSATNEGVPKLNKSHLYNTVRLFTPQAECLQQIKGVFTQDLSYSLDRVTAQEHLLKSVLLYSFERAPMAPVVSVCHVHLSEQAAPDEQVRSSAQDSFRFHIRMERRTRCKWVEVDVTSFLKPLLGSYRKNIHILVNFTCVEDRRQQSSPQEQDHQLNRTLKAPSLVLYLNDTSEQAYRRWTPQVKMLNSGNPRPASDPGHLQSPVKVMVEKRSLRNRRNIADKELDKQKSTPETFSLDEHYKHFEFPTDECELHDFRVSFSQLRWDHWIIAPPNYNPRYCKGVCPRAIGYRYGSPVHTMVQNIIYEKLDSPVPRPSCVPSQYDPLSVLTIENDGSIVYKEYEDMIATKCTCR; this is translated from the exons ATGGGgactgtaataaaaatgtgcttttgttTGTGTTACTCTGCTTGCCTCATTTTACCTTATGTATGTGGCTATCTTTatagaacaaaacaaaattcCTCGGTAGGCCTTGATAATGTGCCACCGAATTTTGAAGACCCTCATCATGGCAGCATACTGCTGTCTTCTTTGCTAAAAGCACTCTCTGACAAAGGCGGCTGGGAAGACCCTACCCCGCGGTTCAGACCCGATTCAAAGTATCTCCGGTACATGAAAAGATTGTACAGAATGTCTGCCACTAATGAAGGAGTGCCAAAGCTGAATAAAAGTCACCTGTATAACACAGTAAGATTGTTTACCCCGCAAGCCGAGTGCCTCCAGCAGATCAAAG GGGTTTTCACACAAGATCTGTCTTACAGCTTGGATCGCGTGACTGCCCAGGAGCACCTGCTGAAGTCTGTTCTCCTCTACTCGTTTGAGAGAGCACCCATGGCTCctgttgtgtctgtctgtcatgtgCATCTCAGTGAGCAAGCGGCTCCTGATGAGCAAGTCCGCTCGAGCGCTCAGGACTCCTTCCGCTTCCACATCCGAATGGAGAGGAGGACCAGGTGCAAATGGGTAGAGGTTGATGTCACATCTTTTCTAAAGCCTCTACTGGGCTCTTATAGAAAGAATATCCACATCCTTGTCAATTTCACCTGTGTGGAAGACAGAAGACAACAGAGCAGTCCCCAGGAGCAAGATCATCAGCTGAACCGGACCCTCAAGGCTCCTTCCCTTGTCCTGTACCTGAATGATACCAGTGAACAAGCCTATCGGAGGTGGACACCACAGGTAAAGATGCTGAACTCGGGAAATCCAAGACCAGCATCGGATCCTGGTCATTTGCAAAGTCCAGTGAAGGTGATGGTGGAGAAAAGATCCTTGCGAAACAGAAGAAATATAGCTGACAAAGAGCTAGATAAACAAAAATCAACGCCTGAGACTTTTAGTCTGGACGAACACTATAAACATTTTGAGTTCCCCACAGATGAATGTGAGCTCCATGATTTCAGGGTGAGTTTCAGTCAGCTTAGGTGGGACCACTGGATAATTGCACCCCCCAACTACAACCCTCGCTATTGCAAAGGGGTTTGCCCAAGGGCTATTGGTTATCGATATGGGTCTCCAGTTCACACCATGGTTCAGAATATCATCTACGAAAAGCTGGACTCCCCTGTGCCAAGGCCGTCGTGTGTCCCATCCCAATATGACCCCCTAAGTGTTTTGACAATCGAAAACGATGGTTCCATTGTGTACAAGGAATATGAAGACATGATAGCTACTAAATGTACCTGTCGCTGA